The Streptococcus mitis genome has a segment encoding these proteins:
- the pth gene encoding aminoacyl-tRNA hydrolase encodes MTKLLVGLGNPGDKYFETKHNVGFMLIDQLAKKQNLTFTHDKIFQADLASFFLNGEKIYLVKPTTFMNESGKAVHALLTYYGLDIEDLLIIYDDLDMEVGKIRLRAKGSAGGHNGIKSIIQHIGTQAFNRVKIGIGRPKNGMSVVNHVLSTFDKDDYIGILQSIDKVDDAVNHYLQEKNFEKTMQRYNG; translated from the coding sequence ATGACCAAATTACTTGTAGGATTAGGAAATCCAGGGGATAAATATTTTGAAACAAAACACAATGTTGGTTTTATGTTGATTGACCAACTAGCGAAGAAACAGAATCTCACTTTTACACACGATAAGATATTTCAAGCTGATCTAGCATCTTTTTTCCTCAATGGTGAAAAAATTTATCTTGTGAAACCAACGACATTTATGAATGAAAGCGGGAAAGCTGTTCATGCTTTATTGACTTACTATGGTTTGGATATTGAAGATTTACTCATCATTTACGATGATCTTGACATGGAAGTTGGAAAGATTCGTTTAAGAGCAAAGGGCTCAGCAGGTGGACATAATGGTATCAAGTCTATTATTCAACATATTGGAACCCAGGCTTTTAATCGTGTTAAAATTGGAATTGGAAGACCTAAAAATGGCATGTCAGTTGTTAACCATGTTTTGAGTACCTTTGACAAGGATGATTATATTGGTATTTTACAGTCTATTGACAAGGTTGACGATGCTGTAAATCACTATTTACAAGAGAAAAATTTTGAAAAAACGATGCAGAGGTATAACGGATAA